The Actinomycetota bacterium genomic sequence CTGCTGGGGGCGGGGATGTCGCAGTTCCATGCCGTGGTCGTACTGGTCGGATGGGCGGCGGTGATGCTGGTGGGAGCATGGGCCGGTCTTCGGTATCGGGACCCGTGACCCAACCGACCGGGCCGGTGCCGGCGGGCGACCCGTCCGACTAAGTCGAGATGACGCGCGATGCCGGGCACACATGGCAAGAATGTGCAGAATAGGAACTGCCAGGGAGGTCTTGGACATGGGGTCCGGCAGGGGAGTTGCAGCCTGCCATCTGGCCGAAAACTATGGCTGTCGCGTCATCGGCACATGTCGGAGAACATGATCGAGTATGCGAGCGAGATGGCAAAGAGAAGGGGACTGGTACCTTGACCGGCAACCTTTGCGGCGTTCTGTGGGCCGGGAACGCCGCTTGCTGCGTTCTCCGCCTCGACGCACCTGCCGGGGGGCCTTCGTTGTGCGGGTCTTGCCATCGATATCGGATCGACCCGACAACTCGACTCGAACGAAAGGGCCGGGTCGATCCGTGTCGACCAGGCGTTCCTGCCTCGGCATCGACACCCCGAACGTTACCGGCCAAGGCACCAGATGCGACGGCGAGTTTCAGAAGAGCAGATGCACACAAGCTGCCATTTGAAGATGGCGTCTTCGATATCGTCGTGGCGGAATGCACGACCGTACTTCCGGACAAGGAACGAGCATTCTCGGCATTCATTCGGGTGACAAAGCTTGGCGCGTCCGTCGGTGATCTGGAGATGACCTGGCAAAAGCCACCACCACGGGAGTTGGTGGACAAGGTTTGTTTCGCGCGCGGTGCATCACCTGCCTCATGAACCGCCGCCCCGTGCTCGGACAGGCCCGGCCAGGGCATTCACGTTGGGACTGCTTGCGGCAGGTGGATGTGGGGAAACCGGCGGGACGGTAGCTTTCGGCTCGCCGGCACGCTGTACCGCCAAGGCAGGGAGCTGGACGCCGACGCCGCTTCGAGCCGTTCCGAACGGTCTGTCCTCCGGCGCCTCGTTGCATCACGAAGGCTCAGCAGCTTGATGGCCGAAGGGAGAAGGGCTGTCTGTGAGGGAACCCTGGGCGCCGGGTGAGGGTACGGGTGTGGTGGCCGATTCGAAGGTGGCGCTCAGAGTCGAAGTTCCATGGATCTCACGCTGTTGCGAGTGCGTATCGTGACTGTCGGACGCGGTATCCACTCCGAGAACAACAACGGACCATCGGGGATGCCTCCGAGACGGGACGACTCAGGATTCGGGAGCACCGTTGGAGATCCAGTCTTCGATCATCTGGATCTGTGCATCGGAAAGGCTTCCCGACGGTGGCATCGGGCCGCCGAAGTCCTGGGAGCCCAGGAGCTTTTGGAGCACGATACTGGCATCGGGGTCACCCGGCACGATGACGGGAGCATTGTCGCCACTGGTCATCACCGACTGGTAGCTGGAGGCATCCCATCCTCCGAGAGAACCGTGACACATCGAGCAGTCGGCGTCGAAGAGAGGCTTGATGTCGGCGACGAAGGTCGGTTCCTCCGTGGCAGTTGTGGGCCCGCCGGCGAGGGTGCGAATGAATCCAACCAGGTCTTCGATCTGATGGGTCGTCAGAACCTGCCCCCAGGCGATCATTGCCGTGGCGGGGTGGCCGAGCTGGATCGTGGTGATGATCTCGGAGTCGCTGTTCGCGTCCTGGAACGCCGGGTCGATGAGCGATGGGCCGATCCCGCCGGACCCGTCGGCTGCATGGCATTGCGAACAGAACTCGTCCCAAATCTGCTGCGAGCTTCCTGCCACCTGCTGAGGCGCGATCTCGGGAGGCAGCTCGACCGGCGGGTTCTTCTCCCATGACCGCAGGAACGCGACGACTGCGTCGATCTGGTCTTCGCTGAGCGGGCCGCCCGAGGCAACGCCGAACGGCGACATTCCCAGATCCGGCTGGCCTTTCGTTATGATCGCTTTGATCGTTGCGTTGTCGTGGGTGCCGAGATACTGGCTGGCGCTGATGGGAACGATGACTCTCGTCGGGTTGGAGGGGAGTGGGCCGCCTTCTCCAAATTCGCCGTGACACATCGAGCAGTTCTGGGAGAAGATCCGCTGACCCACGACTTCCGGGGCTCCCTTCGCCACCTTGACCGTGTAGGCCACCAGGGCATCGATCTGCTCGTTCGTGAGGACGTCTCCCCAGATGGGCATCGTTTCATGCTCGGTACCCTCGGAGATCGCCTTGTACGCCGCATCCACCGTCGCGGCCGCGGGTACCCGTTTCCCGTGACAGGATGAGCAGTGTTGTGCGAAGAGCTTGTCTCCTCCCGGAGCCGACGCCGGGTCGACAACATACCGGGCCAGGGTCACGATGTCCTCGTCGGGAAGCTGGCCCGACCAGGACGGCATCGTCCGATGTCGGCCGCCTTTCATGATGATCGAGCGAACTTCGGTCTCGTCGGAGACACTGACTCCTGTGCCGTGACAGGTCGCGCAGTTTGCCGCGAAAAGGCGTTGGCCGTCAGGAGCGATGAGGAAGTTGACGAGGGCCGTTACGGCCGAAGGGTCGAGTTTGACGCTCCAGTTGGGAACATCGAGACCCTCGTGCGGCGCGAAGCCGGCCTCGAGGGCATCGCGAAGCCGGAACGGATCCGACTCTGCGAGGTCTGTGGCTTGATGGCACTCGGCACATTCGTCCCGGAAGACAGCCCAGCCGTTTGGTGTGGTGATGAAACCGACGAGGGCGTCGATCTCGTCGACGGAGAGGTCGGCACCCCACGCTGGCATGCCTTCGTGGCTGCCTTGTGCGATGACTGCGTGCAGGTCGGTCCCCGGAGGAACCGCCAGGGAGGGGCCATGGCATGCGGCGCAGTTGGCGGCGTAGAGGGCGGCGACCTTGTCGGGCTGCTCCTCGCCGGCCAGTGGTGCCTGTTGACGGAGTGCTTGCACGGTCAGTGCGACGACTCCCACCAGCACCAGAGCCGTCACGCCGGTGATGCCGAGGCGGTCGCGGTAGTGGCGTCGAGGAGATCGGTCGAGAAGGGGCAGCGCGAAGAGCAGGCCGACGGCGATCGCCGGGATGACGATCACGCCGATCACCTCGAGATTGCCTGGGAAATACTTGAGGAGCTGGAAGACGAACAGGAAGTACCACTCCGGTCGTGGCATGTATGTCGCGTCTGCCGGGTTGGCCCTTGCTTCGAGCGGCGAGCCGAAGAAGTAGGCAAGGGCAACCAGAGCGATGAACACGATGAACATGACGACGGCGTCTTTGAAGATCGCTTCAGGGAAGAAGGAGATGCCCTTCTTCTTCTTCTCTTCCTCGTATTCGGCGAGGTATCGGCGTCGTTCTTCTTCGTTCATTTCGATCGTTGTCGCTTCGGGGGCGCACTGATGCTGATGCGAACGACGAGGAACAGGTGGATGCCGAGCAGCACGAGCAGCGCGGCCGGCAGCACCCAAACGTGGGTGCCGAAGAAGCGGGTCAGGGTTACCGCGGAGAGCTCGTCACCGCCGCGAGCGACGCGAAGGAGCCACTCTCCGATGCCGGGGACGACGGCGATGATGCGAGTACCGACCGTGGTCGCCCAGTAGGCCTTCTGGTCCCAGGGGAGGAGGTAGCCGGTGAATCCGAAACCAAACACGATGAGCAGGAGCAAGACACCGGTGAACCACGTGATCTCCCGCGGGTATTTGTAGGCACCGTGGAAGATGACCCTGAGCATGTGCAGGACGGCGAGCAGCACCATCGCGCTGGCACCCCAGTGGTGCAGTCCCCGGATGAGCCAGCCCGCCGACACCCCCGTGGTGATGTATTGGACACTGGCGTAGGCGTCCTGGGGACTCGGCACGTAGTAGATGGACAGCAGAATGCCGGTGACGATCTGGTTGATGGCCACGAACAGCGTCGCCGACCCGAGGGTGTACAGCCAGTTCACCTTCGGAATCTTGCGCAGGAAGAGAGTTTCCCAGATCCGGCGCCAGCCGGTGCGGTCGTCGATCCAGTCTGCGAGTGTCATACGTCCCAGTGCACCTCGAGTTGTTCACCTTCGACGCGCACATCGAAGGATTCGAGTGGTTTTGGCGGTGGTCCATCGAGCACCTGGCCGGTTTTGGAGAATACACCGTTGTGGCAAGGGCAGAAGAACGACTGCTCTTTTTCGACCCACCGAACCCGGCAGCCGAGATGGGTGCAGACGTTCGAGAGTGCGAGGTAGTCGCGGCCATTGTCCGTGAGAACGTAGACACCCGTCTCCTCCGTCTGGGTGACCCAGCCGGTGGTGCGATCGATCTGTGCCTTGAAGAGAGTCGGGGTGCCCATCTCGACCTGTCGAGTCGAACCGATCGGGACCCAGACGTCCTCGAGGCCGTCCTTGGAGGCCGGAGCGACCACGTAGGCGATCGCGGGAACGCCGAAGCCGGCGGCGATAAGCCCGCCGATGGCCGCAACCATCTTCGAAAGAAGTGTGCGGCGACTTAGATCATCAGTCACTGTGGTTTCCCCTCCGCGGCCCAGAGTGTACGGCTTGGGACATCAGGAGGCCAAATGGCGGTCTATAACGCGGTGAGGGGTCCGATGGGACTCCTCATGGCGGCGTTCCCTGGCTTGCCAAGGCCGGGTTATACGGCGCCGCTGCCGGCGATGCCGTCGTGGGGTGTCTCGAGGACCCGGGATTTGTTCCGGGTGCAAGTCCGTCCTCCGCCGCACAGTCGTGGTACTCGTGCGAAGGAACTCCGTACGGCCGGGCTTGGTGCGAACGGGCACGTTCAGGGTGTGGTGTCTGCGAATCGAACGAACGATTTGGCATACAAGTTTGCCTCGCTCTTGTCCACCTGGGGGAGCCCGTCCAGGCGGAACAATGCAATTCGCCCGTTTTCGCGATCGGCGATCGCGAAGATTCCGTCGGGGCCGATCGCCAGCTTTTCGGGGAAGTTGAACGTGTCCTCGCCGGGCCCTCCTGCTCCGAACTCGCCGATGAGGTCCCCGTCGGGAGAGAGGACGACGATGTGGCCCTGGCCGGTGCATTTGTTCTGGAACCGGAACGTGTCGACGACATATACGTTGCCGTCGGGGCCGACGGCAACCGAGCGGGGTAGCTGCCAGAAGCCGACGATTTGATTCTTCTCATCGGGTTGGCCCGAAACCCACAGCACCGTGCCTGTCTTGTCGAGGGCCACGACGCGCCGATTCAGCGTGTCTGCCACATAGAACCGGTCCAGGTTCCGGTCGATGTCGAAGGCGTCCGGGAAGCTGAAGCCGCCAACCTCGCGAGACTTCTTTCCGGTTCCCCAGTAGTCGACGACCTTCCCGTCTCGGTCGAAGAAGTACAGACCGTCATTGCTCGAGACCACGATGAAAGCTCCCCACACGCGAACTTCGAACGGTGTGAATCCATCCTGGCCGAAGACGGAAGGATCCTGATCGGCCGCCGGATAGGACTCGATGTACCGGCCATCGCCGGAGAACACGAACACCTGGTGTGCGTTCCAGTCCGCGACGTACAAGCGGCTGCCCGTCTCATCGAAGGTAAGCCCGTAGGGGCTCGTCAGGCGTCCCTGGCCCGCTTCTCTGACGAAGGTGCCGTTCTCATCGAATTCCAGGAGCCGGGCGTGACCGGTATCGGCGACCCATACGCTGCCGTCGGGTCCGACCGTCACACCCATCGGACGCAGCAGTAGGTCCTCCGGCTTCGTTCCGATTCCGTAGATGGAACGTTCGATGGTCATCGGACATCCCTCCGCCTGCGCCGAGGTGTTCGAAGGGGGTGCCTCCGGTGGCCGCAGAAGGAACAGGATCAGAATGCCGAGACCCACCGCCGCGGCGCCGAGCAAGGCGAGAAGCAGCCACAGCAGACGCCGCGAGGCCGTCGAAGTATCCGGTGTGCCCGGATCCTCCGCTGTGGGCTGTGGCGATTCGTTCATGATCCCTCCGTTGTCGTAGGAGAGCCCCCGAGGCGTCTTATGGCGTCGAGGGCTTCTTCACTATCAGGGTTGAAGTCTGCGGCGCGCCGGTACTGTTCGAGGGCGCCGGCGGTATCACCAAGCTGCTCCAGTGCCTGACCGAGGCCGAAGTGGGAACTGAAGTCGAATGGAAAGTCGGAGATGGCGTTCTCGTATGCCACCTTCGCTCCGGACGCGTCGCCGCGTGCCAGCAGGAAATCCCCGAGGGCCACCAGCGGTGCGAACGCGCGAGAACGCGGGGCCGCATCGGCGCTCCGGTTGAGGTAGTCGATGGCGGTGTCGGGATCGGTGTCTCTGGCGAGGAGACCGAGCTGGAACAGCGCCATCCAGTCGTTCGGATCCAACTCGAGCGCATCATGGAAGGCCTTGGCGGCTGCGGTTTCGTCGCCTGCGTCGAGATAGGTGAGGCCAAGTCCGGTGTGGGCCCAGGCCGATGGCTTCTCGTCGATGCGTGCCTGCCAAATGGCAGCGTCTCTCGCCGCGGCGGTGGCGGGCGGTTTCTCCGGGCGAAGCTGGAGTACCACCGTGACTGCACCGAGGCCGAGAACGACGAGCGTGAGCGCAACGACGGCGATCAGGAGCCCTTGAGGGACGGATCCGGACGAAGGTCTCGCCATTACGGCTGCGCTCCATCGTCATGCCGGACGAGCGTCACGGAGGCTCGTTGCTCCTCCAGCCAGGAACGGTAGGCCTGCTCCTTCCTGTCTTTTTCGAGCTGGTCCCGAATGTCATTCTTCACTTCGAGCAACGGCTGGTCTCCGAAGTCGCCTTTGTGCGCCTCGTAGTACGCGGCTATCTCGTCGTCGGACACCGAGACATCCTTCACGATTTCGGCGAACACGAGCGATCCCACGAGCTGAAGTCTGATGCGCCGCTTCAGCTCCCTCCGATCGAGTCCGAGGTTCTCCATCCAGGCTTTGAACTCCTTGGGTGAATCGAACTTACTCTGCATGGAGTCGAACTCCGCATCCACGTCTTTTGCGGACACGTCGATGCCGACCCGTTCGGCCTCCTGTTCGATGATGATGTCGTCCACGAGCGATTGAAGGGCCATCTCACGCCACTGTTGGGGATCCGTGACGGCTCCACCGTGCATCGACGTGAGGGTCGAGAGTCTCCGATCCAACTCGGAGCGGTGAATTGGCACGCCGTTGGCCTCGGCAACAACAGGACCGGATCGCAGCAGCGTGGTGGCTGCAAACGCGATCCCGACCGCGATGGCGACGGCAACGGCCGAGAGGATCAGGATGGTTCGGCGTTTCACGGTTCTCCTTGTGTTTTTGATTTGCGCGGGAAAGCCGGCAGGTCACGGAGAGGGATCTTCCCGCCGGCATGGCAGGCGTCCGAGCACCAGCGGGTCGTGTGACAGCTCGTGCAGGGACCTTGGGTAGGTTGGACAGTCGAAGTGCCGTGCGTCGCCACCCAATCCTCGGGATGCGAGACGTCGTGGCAGGCCTCGCACGTTGCCCGCTTGTGACAGGCGGCACAGGCGCCCGGGTCGCTGCCGTCGAACGGTGCCGCATCGACGAGGCCTCCGTGATGATCCCCGATGGTACCTGGGAGATGGCACGTGTCACAGTCGGGCGTCGCCGGTCTCGGGTAGCCGAACAGGAAGAAGTGCCCCACGGATCCGGGTGTGTGACAGGTGTCGCAGAGTGATGGATCTTTCACATCGTGACAATCGGCGCAGGTGTCTTCGGGTGGAGGCAGTGGTTCGGGGTGGAGCGTGTCGGTATGGCAGGTCGCACAGGCGACACCCAATGAGGCGTGCTCGGCATGGTTCAACAAGAGATCGCCGAAGCGGCGCTGCTGCGCGTAGTCGGCGTGGCACTCCAGGCAGGAAGCGAAGTCCTGGTCGGCCGAGGGTGCCGGACGGAGTTTCCACAAGGGTTGCACCCAGTTGTCGAACAGCGACGAGCTCCACGAGATTGCCCGCTCGGGGATTCCGGAGCTGGTGTCCGTTCCGCTCCATGTCGCTGCCGCGCGCTCGACGGTTATCCCCAGGTCGTCGCGGAACGTGGGCGACACGGAGATCGCGATGATCAAGGCACCCTCGATGAGAATGAGGATGAGGGCTGCAAGCGCAACCAGGAGTGCTCTTCGTGAGGTCACGGCTTGTCTCCCATCTGGAAGAGACGCTGCTCACGGTGCACGGCGTGGCGCGCATGGCACGCCTCACATTCCACCCGTTCGTGGCACGTCGTACACGCTGCGGTACCTGTGATCTCGACGCTGCGATAGTGCTCGGCAAGCCACGTGTCGGCATGGGGGATGTCTGTGCCGTGGCATCCCGCGCAATACGAAGGCTGATGGCAGAGTTCGCACGCGTCGACTCCGACGGTCTGCTGTACGGATCCGTGGGTTGTCTGCCAGTCGGCGGGATGCGGTATCTGGACGCGAACGTGGCACGCGGTGCAGAACTTCGGCGTATCGTGGCACGCCGCGCACTCATCGGGAGCATCGAGCGCCGCGGCCCCATGGGTGAAGGTGAACTGGTCTGGATGTGGTCCGGACTGGAGGTCGACCTCCAGGTGGGCGGTGTTGCCGTGACACGTGGTGCAGTCGGCTTCTGCTTTGGGATGGTGCTCCATCTCGGCGAGATCGTGACACGTCGTGCAGGGTTCGGAGGCCAGCACGTCTTGGGCGAGGTTCAGGCCTGTCGCCTTGGCCGCCAGCTCGCGCGGCAGCGTCGGCAGGTACTCGATGACACCCAGAAGCCCTGGGCGCGTATGACAGGCCAGGCAGGGCACCTGATCGTGCACCGCCACGGCGGCGGATGCCGTCGCGGTTTCGTGGCAGGAGCCGCAGAACGACTGTGACGCCGGAGCCCTGGTCAGTCCCGAGAGCAGCACGATTGCCACGACGCCGCCCAGTACGGGGAGCCACCACTTGATCTTGAACCGGCGCGCCATGGCCACCTACTTGTCGGTCTGGGGGTGGCGAGGCCGGTCGGCCTCCAGATTCTCTTCCCCGGTCGTGTGGCAGCGTACGCAGGTGGCGGGTTGGTGACAGGAAAAACAGGTGTTGTTGGCGGAAGTCTGGACGACGCTCGGGTGGGTCGCCTTCCAGGAGACGTCTGCACCGCCTTGGGGATGGTGGCAGGCGTCGCAATCGTCCCGGGATCTCGATGCTTCCAGCTGATGGCACTTGGCACAGGTTTCTGGTCCCGCCTCGAAGAACGCGAGCGGGTGGGTGCTGGTGGCCCAGTCTGCAGGATGAGGTATCTCGACCCCGTGGCAGGCCGTGCAGAATTGTGTCGTGTCGTGGCAGAGCGTGCAGCTCTCCGCGTTCGCCTGAAGGCCCACTCCGTGTTCGGTCGCCCATCGGTCCGCATGGCTGCGCGGAGACGGGATGAACGAGAGGCTATGGCATAAGGTGCAGCGGCCGGGGGCGAAGGCGGCGGGCGTCTGACCATGACACGCGAAGCAGCGATCCATGGAGGGAGTGACCCCATGGTCGGCAGGGTCGTGGCACTGGGAGCAGTTGGCATTCGAAACCGCGAAATGCGCCTTGTGGGTGAACGTGGGGAGAGGGGCGACGTCGCCCGCCGTCAGGGATTTGTCGAGGTTCTCGTGGCACTGAGAGCACTCCTTGAAGGCCGGCAGATCTGCGGCGGCCGGAGGGCTCGTCGAGGTTGGTGAAGCCGTCTCCACCTGCTGGCGCTGAAGGAGGAACCATCCTCCAACCGCAGCGAGGAGA encodes the following:
- a CDS encoding methyltransferase domain-containing protein; this translates as MAVASSAHVGEHDRVCERDGKEKGTGTLTGNLCGVLWAGNAACCVLRLDAPAGGPSLCGSCHRYRIDPTTRLERKGRVDPCRPGVPASASTPRTLPAKAPDATASFRRADAHKLPFEDGVFDIVVAECTTVLPDKERAFSAFIRVTKLGASVGDLEMTWQKPPPRELVDKVCFARGASPAS
- a CDS encoding c-type cytochrome, which produces MNEEERRRYLAEYEEEKKKKGISFFPEAIFKDAVVMFIVFIALVALAYFFGSPLEARANPADATYMPRPEWYFLFVFQLLKYFPGNLEVIGVIVIPAIAVGLLFALPLLDRSPRRHYRDRLGITGVTALVLVGVVALTVQALRQQAPLAGEEQPDKVAALYAANCAACHGPSLAVPPGTDLHAVIAQGSHEGMPAWGADLSVDEIDALVGFITTPNGWAVFRDECAECHQATDLAESDPFRLRDALEAGFAPHEGLDVPNWSVKLDPSAVTALVNFLIAPDGQRLFAANCATCHGTGVSVSDETEVRSIIMKGGRHRTMPSWSGQLPDEDIVTLARYVVDPASAPGGDKLFAQHCSSCHGKRVPAAATVDAAYKAISEGTEHETMPIWGDVLTNEQIDALVAYTVKVAKGAPEVVGQRIFSQNCSMCHGEFGEGGPLPSNPTRVIVPISASQYLGTHDNATIKAIITKGQPDLGMSPFGVASGGPLSEDQIDAVVAFLRSWEKNPPVELPPEIAPQQVAGSSQQIWDEFCSQCHAADGSGGIGPSLIDPAFQDANSDSEIITTIQLGHPATAMIAWGQVLTTHQIEDLVGFIRTLAGGPTTATEEPTFVADIKPLFDADCSMCHGSLGGWDASSYQSVMTSGDNAPVIVPGDPDASIVLQKLLGSQDFGGPMPPSGSLSDAQIQMIEDWISNGAPES
- a CDS encoding DUF4405 domain-containing protein; protein product: MTLADWIDDRTGWRRIWETLFLRKIPKVNWLYTLGSATLFVAINQIVTGILLSIYYVPSPQDAYASVQYITTGVSAGWLIRGLHHWGASAMVLLAVLHMLRVIFHGAYKYPREITWFTGVLLLLIVFGFGFTGYLLPWDQKAYWATTVGTRIIAVVPGIGEWLLRVARGGDELSAVTLTRFFGTHVWVLPAALLVLLGIHLFLVVRISISAPPKRQRSK
- a CDS encoding Rieske 2Fe-2S domain-containing protein: MTDDLSRRTLLSKMVAAIGGLIAAGFGVPAIAYVVAPASKDGLEDVWVPIGSTRQVEMGTPTLFKAQIDRTTGWVTQTEETGVYVLTDNGRDYLALSNVCTHLGCRVRWVEKEQSFFCPCHNGVFSKTGQVLDGPPPKPLESFDVRVEGEQLEVHWDV
- a CDS encoding tetratricopeptide repeat protein; its protein translation is MARPSSGSVPQGLLIAVVALTLVVLGLGAVTVVLQLRPEKPPATAAARDAAIWQARIDEKPSAWAHTGLGLTYLDAGDETAAAKAFHDALELDPNDWMALFQLGLLARDTDPDTAIDYLNRSADAAPRSRAFAPLVALGDFLLARGDASGAKVAYENAISDFPFDFSSHFGLGQALEQLGDTAGALEQYRRAADFNPDSEEALDAIRRLGGSPTTTEGS